One window from the genome of Maylandia zebra isolate NMK-2024a linkage group LG18, Mzebra_GT3a, whole genome shotgun sequence encodes:
- the LOC101487854 gene encoding acyl-coenzyme A thioesterase 1, with amino-acid sequence MSSQVRLRLLPSTRCLFDEPVQLKVAGLRSRQVVTIRATSTDEREVVFGSSATYRADDGGEVDLNRDPSLNGSYVGVQPMGLLQSLKADTLHKYFFKNKALNPHVVKFSVHEQEADGRILAEETNERFLMGDGVSRDPVKEGNIRGVLFTPPGEGPFPAVLDLGTFMSEKRACLLANKGFLVLTIAVFSDRQNMKETHLDPFKEAVDFLRHHPKAGSKGVGIISRSKGTDIALSLAAFVPGVEALVWINGTSASVGTPLYYKKQQILSPLMFDFSKVITTKSGANLIKYATEDPLEEKNKGSLVPIERAKSQFLFVAAEDDLNWDSKAYMDQMVERLKRRGKENFETVFYPGAGHLLEPPYGPFCSSAFHGMLSFSVVWGGEPRAHAAAEIHLWKKIEEFFRTHLSCDAAQAKANL; translated from the exons ATGTCCTCCCAAGTCAGGCTGAGGCTGCTGCCGAGCACCAGGTGTCTGTTTGATGAGCCCGTTCAGCTGAAAGTGGCCGGGCTGCGGTCAAGGCAGGTGGTCACAATCAGAGCCACATCGACCGACGAGAGAGAAGTGGTGTTCGGCTCTTCAGCCACTTACAGGGCAGATGATGGCGGAGAGGTCGACCTGAACCGAGACCCCTCACTCAACGGGAGCTACGTTGGAGTGCAGCCCATGGGTCTGCTGCAGTCACTGAAGGCAGACACTTTGCACAAGTACTTCTTCAAGAACAAAGCTCTGAACCCTCACGTGGTGAAGTTTTCTGTGCATGAGCAGGAGGCGGATGGCAGGATACTGGCAGAAGAGACAAACGAGAGGTTTTTGATGGGAGACGGGGTCAGTCGGGACCCAGTCAAAGAGGGGAACATACGAGGAGTCTTGTTTACACCCCCAG GAGAAGGTCCGTTCCCTGCTGTGCTGGATCTGGGCACCTTCATGTCTGAGAAAAGAGCCTGTTTGTTGGCCAACAAAGGGTTTCTGGTCCTCACGATTGCTGTGTTCAGTGACAGACAAAATATGAAAGAGACACATCTGGACCCCTTTAAAGAAGCCGTGGATTTCTTACGCCACCACCCCAAG GCGGGCAGTAAAGGAGTCGGCATAATATCAAGATCAAAGGGAACAGATATCGCGCTCTCTCTTGCTGCATTCGTGCCCGGTGTGGAGGCCTTAGTTTGGATCAATGGCACCAGTGCCAGTGTGGGCACTCCCCTCTACTACAAGAAACAGCAGATCCTCTCACCCTTAATGTTTGACTTCAGCAAGGTGATTACCACCAAGTCTGGAGCAAACCTTATCAAGTATGCTACTGAAGATCCCCTGGAAGAGAAGAACAAAGGAAGCCTCGTCCCCATTGAACGAGCCAAGAGCCAGTTTCTCTTTGTGGCTGCAGAGGATGACCTCAACTGGGACAGCAAGGCCTACATGGACCAGATGGTGGAGAGACTGAAGCGTCGTGGGAAGGAGAACTTTGAGACTGTTTTTTATCCTGGAGCTGGACATTTGCTGGAGCCACCCTATGGACCCTTCTGTTCCTCTGCTTTCCATGGGATGCTTAGCTTCTCAGTGGTGTGGGGAGGGGAGCCCAGGGCCCACGCAGCAGCAGAGATCCACCTGTGGAAGAAGATAGAGGAGTTCTTTAGAACTCACCTGAGTTGTGATGCTGCACAGGCTAAAGCCAATTTATAA